A DNA window from Luteolibacter luteus contains the following coding sequences:
- the hemA gene encoding glutamyl-tRNA reductase, translated as MELVCVGLNHRTAPVEVRERFAVPQGRLGASAKELLGIDGLAESVVLSTCNRTEFYLAGDHAEMAAAELRRRLAQAHGADSDPHWYEHHRIQAAKHLCRVVSGLDSMVLGETEIFGQTKDAYQQALSAGATSGVLNRVFQRAFGIGKKVRTDTRIQEGATSVAGAAVELAEKIFGKLAGCRVIVIGAGEMSRQTAQALVSRGASTVFVTNRSYDKAVGLAEEMGGRAVHFDEWQSVLAGVDVVISSTSAPHPVVLPHHIESVRRIRKFRPLFLIDIAVPRDIDPACGEIEEAYLYDIDTLEQLAGEARARREKQIAECDRIIEEELIKLNLPGT; from the coding sequence ATGGAACTCGTCTGCGTCGGTCTGAATCACCGCACCGCGCCCGTCGAGGTTCGCGAGCGCTTCGCCGTGCCCCAAGGGAGGCTGGGCGCCTCCGCCAAGGAACTCCTCGGGATCGACGGGCTGGCGGAGAGCGTGGTGCTTTCCACCTGCAACCGCACCGAATTCTACCTCGCGGGCGACCATGCCGAAATGGCTGCAGCCGAACTCCGGCGCCGCCTCGCGCAGGCGCACGGCGCTGACTCGGATCCGCATTGGTATGAGCATCATCGGATCCAAGCGGCGAAGCATCTGTGCCGCGTGGTCAGCGGGCTGGACTCGATGGTGCTGGGAGAAACGGAAATCTTTGGCCAAACCAAGGATGCTTACCAGCAGGCACTCAGCGCGGGAGCGACATCCGGTGTCCTGAACCGTGTCTTCCAGCGCGCTTTCGGGATCGGGAAGAAAGTCCGCACGGATACCCGGATCCAAGAAGGGGCAACTTCGGTAGCTGGAGCCGCCGTCGAGCTTGCGGAGAAAATTTTCGGCAAGCTGGCCGGTTGCCGGGTGATCGTGATCGGGGCGGGTGAGATGAGCCGCCAGACCGCGCAGGCTCTCGTTTCACGTGGAGCCTCCACGGTCTTCGTGACCAACCGCTCCTACGACAAGGCCGTGGGCTTGGCGGAGGAGATGGGCGGGCGCGCTGTTCATTTCGACGAATGGCAGTCCGTGCTTGCGGGCGTGGACGTGGTGATTTCCTCGACCAGCGCGCCGCATCCGGTGGTGCTGCCGCATCATATCGAATCCGTGCGCCGTATCCGGAAATTCCGGCCGCTGTTCCTGATCGACATCGCCGTGCCGCGCGACATTGATCCGGCCTGCGGCGAGATCGAAGAGGCCTACCTTTACGACATCGACACCCTCGAGCAGCTCGCTGGTGAAGCCCGCGCGCGGCGGGAAAAGCAGATCGCCGAGTGCGACCGCATCATCGAGGAGGAACTGATCAAGCTGAATTTACCCGGTACGTGA
- a CDS encoding glycerophosphodiester phosphodiesterase family protein → MKRKNALKRSLISLGLLLVFVYFNNASWLAAPTSRGPLLLAHRGMSQTFDMAGVGNDTDTSKRIHPPEHPYLENTIASMESAFAHGADVVEFDIHPTTDGHFAVFHDWILDYRTNGEGVTREHSLSDLQKLDVGYGYTADDGRTFPFRGKGIGLMPSLDQVLAKFPDKSLLIHIKSNDPEEGRKLAAVLKALPQPRRALLAVYGGDSPIQSLRGELPDLRTMSKATLKKGVLSYIATGWTGYVPDSCRHTQIHIPEKYAPILWGWPDRFLSRMEKVGTRVILVGGEGEFSAGFDRVEDLKRLPEGYRGGIWTNRIDRIAPSFGRSSSAHQ, encoded by the coding sequence ATGAAGCGGAAGAACGCCTTGAAGCGCAGCCTGATCTCTCTCGGGCTACTGCTCGTCTTCGTGTACTTCAATAACGCCTCCTGGCTGGCAGCACCAACTTCCAGGGGACCGCTGCTTCTCGCCCACCGCGGCATGTCGCAGACTTTCGACATGGCTGGCGTCGGCAATGACACCGATACCTCGAAACGGATTCACCCGCCCGAGCACCCCTATCTGGAAAACACCATCGCCTCCATGGAGTCAGCCTTCGCCCATGGTGCCGATGTCGTGGAGTTCGACATTCATCCGACCACTGATGGACACTTCGCCGTCTTCCACGACTGGATCCTCGACTACCGCACCAACGGTGAAGGCGTGACGCGGGAGCACAGCCTCTCCGATCTCCAGAAACTGGATGTCGGCTACGGCTACACCGCGGATGACGGAAGGACTTTCCCTTTCCGCGGCAAGGGCATCGGGCTCATGCCTTCGCTTGATCAAGTCCTGGCGAAGTTCCCGGACAAGTCCCTCCTCATCCACATTAAAAGCAACGATCCCGAAGAGGGCCGCAAACTCGCCGCCGTGCTGAAAGCGCTCCCCCAGCCGCGCCGCGCCCTGCTCGCCGTCTATGGGGGAGATAGCCCCATTCAATCGCTGCGAGGGGAACTCCCGGACCTCCGCACGATGTCGAAGGCTACCTTGAAAAAAGGCGTCCTGAGCTACATCGCCACCGGCTGGACCGGCTACGTGCCCGACTCCTGCCGCCACACCCAAATCCATATCCCGGAAAAATACGCACCGATTCTCTGGGGCTGGCCGGACCGCTTCCTTTCCCGGATGGAAAAGGTTGGAACCCGAGTCATCCTCGTCGGGGGCGAAGGAGAGTTCTCCGCCGGCTTCGACCGGGTGGAAGATCTCAAGCGGCTGCCCGAAGGATACCGGGGCGGGATCTGGACGAACCGGATCGATCGCATCGCCCCGAGCTTCGGACGATCAAGCTCCGCGCATCAGTGA
- the hemC gene encoding hydroxymethylbilane synthase yields the protein MSEEIQQTVIGTRGSDLALVQAAAVERTLSLAFPDLRLHRRVIRTTGDRRTDVALKDVAKAEGTDKGIFTKELEEALRADEIDIAVHSLKDVPTIIDEDFEIAGVLARAPIRDVLVSRNSGGLDGLASGSVVGTSAVRRAKQLQWLRPDLKVVDLRGNVPTRLRKLTEGAYDAILLAEAGLTRLGYRMSLPVTIGGATLHFAPLAEDFFYPAAGQGAIGLEIRKGDEAAAALVGGIRDASTFVRVRAEREFLRLLEGGCSTPVGVYSVYHGDMLQMDARVFPEQGGEPATAKAHGSDPLKVARQLFESLA from the coding sequence GTGAGCGAAGAGATCCAACAAACCGTCATTGGCACCCGCGGGAGCGATCTCGCGCTGGTGCAAGCCGCCGCCGTCGAGCGCACGCTGTCGCTCGCCTTTCCCGACCTGCGCCTGCATCGCAGGGTGATCCGTACGACGGGCGACCGTCGGACCGATGTGGCGCTGAAGGATGTGGCGAAGGCTGAAGGCACGGACAAAGGAATCTTCACCAAGGAACTGGAAGAAGCCTTGCGAGCGGATGAGATCGACATCGCGGTGCATTCGCTGAAGGACGTGCCGACGATCATTGACGAAGACTTCGAGATCGCAGGGGTGCTGGCGCGCGCGCCCATCCGTGACGTGCTGGTTTCCCGCAACAGCGGTGGACTCGATGGTCTGGCTTCCGGCTCGGTGGTCGGCACCAGTGCGGTACGCCGCGCGAAGCAGCTCCAGTGGCTGCGCCCGGATCTCAAAGTAGTGGATCTGCGCGGCAACGTGCCGACCCGCCTGCGCAAGCTGACCGAAGGTGCGTATGATGCAATCCTGCTGGCCGAAGCTGGATTGACGCGTCTGGGCTACCGCATGTCCCTGCCCGTCACCATTGGAGGGGCCACGCTCCACTTTGCACCGCTGGCAGAGGACTTTTTCTACCCAGCCGCAGGGCAGGGGGCCATTGGCTTGGAAATCCGGAAGGGCGATGAGGCGGCCGCCGCTCTTGTTGGCGGTATCCGCGATGCATCGACTTTCGTCCGCGTGCGTGCGGAGCGGGAATTCCTGAGGCTGCTTGAAGGCGGCTGCAGCACCCCGGTGGGTGTTTATTCAGTTTACCATGGCGACATGCTCCAGATGGATGCCCGTGTCTTCCCGGAACAGGGCGGCGAGCCCGCCACGGCGAAGGCCCACGGCAGTGATCCGCTGAAGGTGGCCCGTCAACTTTTCGAATCCCTCGCATGA
- the truB gene encoding tRNA pseudouridine(55) synthase TruB produces MNRPIPGPVVPSGVLLVDKAPDMTSHDVVAIARRALGTKKIGHCGTLDPMATGLLMLVVERATKIQDLLMSEDKEYEGTLTLGKTTSTQDRQGDVLEEKEVPAFTAAQIDEAFAGFTGAFEQIPPMVSAIKKDGVPLYKLARKGQEVERAPRPVTVSKYDIRRIELPEVDFVVNCSKGFYVRTYAHDIGAKLGCGAHLSALRRTRSGRFTLERALTVDKIKEMPREELWRSLVSLAEISLMRGA; encoded by the coding sequence ATGAACCGACCGATTCCCGGACCCGTGGTTCCCAGCGGCGTGCTGCTGGTGGACAAGGCCCCTGACATGACCTCGCACGACGTGGTCGCGATCGCCCGCCGCGCGTTGGGCACGAAGAAGATCGGCCACTGCGGGACGCTGGATCCGATGGCTACCGGCCTGCTGATGCTGGTGGTGGAGCGGGCGACCAAGATCCAGGACCTCCTGATGAGCGAGGACAAGGAATACGAAGGCACGCTGACTCTGGGCAAGACGACCTCGACCCAGGACCGCCAGGGTGACGTGCTCGAGGAGAAGGAAGTGCCTGCTTTCACTGCGGCGCAGATTGATGAGGCCTTCGCCGGCTTCACCGGCGCCTTCGAGCAGATCCCGCCGATGGTTTCCGCGATCAAGAAGGACGGTGTGCCGCTCTACAAGCTGGCGCGCAAGGGCCAGGAGGTCGAGCGGGCTCCGCGCCCGGTGACTGTCTCGAAGTACGACATCCGTCGTATCGAACTGCCGGAGGTCGATTTCGTCGTGAATTGCTCAAAGGGCTTCTACGTCCGGACCTATGCCCATGACATCGGCGCGAAGCTCGGTTGCGGAGCTCATCTCAGCGCGCTGCGTCGGACCCGCTCCGGCCGCTTCACGCTTGAGCGTGCCCTGACCGTGGACAAGATCAAGGAGATGCCTCGCGAGGAACTCTGGCGTTCGCTCGTCAGCCTTGCCGAGATCTCACTGATGCGCGGAGCTTGA
- a CDS encoding DHH family phosphoesterase — MSANASYQEIGEIFDRHDSFVILSHVRPDGDAIGSQLALAFSLEAAGKKVRVINEDGLPDNLRFLPGSDLVELPPAEPLDVEVAIALDTATKPRLGSNALNAASKAKLWLNIDHHKSNPAYGDVNHIDSSSPATGEILYKLITALNLPLPDQTRDAIYVAVSTDTGSFQYPSTTENTYLMAADLIRRGLDVGRINSQTYDSHPYRRVELMRALLNTLELTGEDRVAHWELTMATAEKLGLKPEDSEGLIDIIRAIDGVTVALFFEELPDGKIRVSMRSKDPRVDASEVCGQFGGGGHALAAGIRMAGPIAEAKQRVLEAVCAAMPVA; from the coding sequence ATGAGCGCAAACGCAAGCTATCAGGAGATCGGTGAAATTTTCGACCGTCACGATTCCTTCGTGATCCTGAGCCACGTGCGGCCGGATGGCGATGCGATCGGCTCCCAGCTCGCGCTCGCTTTCTCGCTGGAAGCAGCGGGGAAGAAGGTCCGCGTGATCAACGAAGACGGCCTGCCGGACAACCTGCGCTTTTTGCCGGGCTCCGACCTCGTCGAGTTGCCGCCGGCCGAGCCGCTGGACGTCGAAGTGGCGATCGCGCTTGATACCGCAACCAAGCCACGTCTCGGCAGCAACGCTCTGAATGCCGCTTCCAAGGCAAAGCTCTGGCTCAACATCGACCACCACAAGTCGAACCCGGCGTATGGCGATGTGAACCACATCGATTCCTCTAGCCCGGCGACCGGAGAAATCCTCTACAAGCTGATCACGGCGCTGAACCTGCCACTGCCGGATCAAACGCGTGACGCGATCTACGTGGCCGTGTCCACCGATACCGGTTCCTTCCAGTATCCCTCCACCACGGAGAACACCTACCTGATGGCTGCGGATCTCATCCGCCGCGGGTTGGATGTGGGCCGGATCAATTCACAGACCTACGACAGCCATCCTTACCGCCGCGTGGAGCTGATGCGCGCGCTGCTCAACACGCTGGAGTTGACCGGTGAGGACCGTGTGGCCCATTGGGAGCTGACCATGGCTACCGCTGAAAAGCTGGGCCTGAAGCCTGAGGACAGCGAAGGTTTGATCGACATCATTCGCGCGATCGATGGTGTGACCGTGGCGCTTTTCTTTGAAGAACTTCCCGACGGGAAGATCCGCGTGTCCATGCGCTCGAAGGATCCGCGGGTGGATGCCAGCGAGGTCTGCGGCCAGTTCGGCGGCGGTGGCCACGCCCTCGCGGCGGGTATCCGCATGGCGGGCCCGATTGCCGAAGCGAAGCAGCGCGTGCTGGAAGCCGTTTGTGCGGCGATGCCGGTGGCTTGA
- the cobA gene encoding uroporphyrinogen-III C-methyltransferase codes for MSTPGICYLVGAGPGDPGLITVRGRECVEMADVLVYDALSSSQFLRWTKKGCEKINVGKRAKDHTLSQEGINALIVEKTREGKTVVRLKGGDPMIFGRGGEEAAELAAAGVKFEIVPGISSTIGGPAYAGIPVTHRDHCSQLTIFTGHEDPTKPESSIDYAHLAKTPGTKVFVMGMARLREITASLIEGGAEASTPIALTRWATTGSQKTITGTLADIADIAERAEFGSPAVAVIGGVVTEREKINWFETKPLFGKRIVVTRTREQAGGLSRELSMLGADVMELPTIRIEYPDDKVGFAEGVTHSHEYDWLVFSSPNGVERFFDAFFATYEDARSLGNPRIAVIGNGTAQKVKEYRFGVDLIPEKFVAEGLVEAFANESIENLTVLWVRAEEARDVIYDGLVALGAIVDECIAYKTVPETEDPTGAAARLTEEGADLVTFTSASTVENFFKLGLPWPEGCAAGSIGPVTSEALRKQGVEPTFEAPQHDIPGLVAAIRKWAGK; via the coding sequence ATGAGCACTCCCGGCATTTGCTATCTCGTCGGCGCCGGTCCCGGCGACCCAGGTCTGATCACGGTACGCGGCAGGGAATGTGTCGAAATGGCGGACGTGCTGGTGTACGACGCCCTTAGTAGTTCCCAGTTCCTCCGCTGGACGAAGAAGGGCTGCGAGAAGATCAACGTGGGCAAGCGCGCCAAGGATCACACGCTTTCCCAGGAAGGGATCAATGCGCTGATCGTCGAGAAGACCCGCGAGGGCAAGACGGTGGTCCGGCTGAAGGGTGGCGATCCGATGATCTTCGGCCGTGGTGGAGAGGAGGCCGCGGAACTGGCGGCCGCGGGCGTGAAATTCGAGATCGTGCCGGGCATCAGCTCGACCATTGGCGGGCCGGCCTATGCCGGCATCCCGGTGACGCACCGCGACCATTGCTCGCAGCTGACCATTTTCACCGGTCATGAAGATCCGACCAAGCCGGAGAGTTCCATCGATTATGCGCATCTGGCGAAAACTCCGGGCACGAAGGTGTTCGTGATGGGCATGGCCCGCCTGCGCGAGATCACCGCGTCCCTGATCGAAGGTGGGGCGGAGGCTTCCACGCCGATCGCCCTGACGCGCTGGGCGACGACCGGTTCGCAGAAGACCATCACCGGCACGCTGGCGGACATCGCGGACATCGCCGAGCGGGCGGAGTTCGGCTCGCCCGCCGTGGCGGTCATCGGCGGTGTGGTGACGGAGCGCGAGAAGATCAATTGGTTCGAGACGAAGCCGCTTTTTGGAAAGCGGATCGTGGTCACCCGCACCCGCGAGCAAGCCGGCGGCCTTAGTCGCGAGCTTTCCATGCTGGGTGCCGACGTGATGGAACTGCCGACAATCCGGATCGAGTATCCGGATGACAAGGTGGGCTTCGCAGAAGGGGTCACTCACTCGCACGAATACGACTGGCTCGTCTTCAGCAGTCCGAATGGCGTGGAGCGGTTCTTCGATGCCTTCTTCGCGACTTATGAGGACGCCCGCAGCCTTGGCAATCCGCGGATCGCGGTGATCGGCAATGGCACCGCGCAGAAGGTGAAGGAATACCGCTTTGGCGTGGATCTGATCCCGGAGAAGTTCGTTGCGGAAGGCCTTGTCGAAGCTTTCGCCAACGAATCGATCGAAAACCTCACCGTGCTGTGGGTGCGTGCCGAAGAAGCCCGGGATGTGATCTATGACGGGCTGGTGGCGCTCGGTGCGATCGTGGACGAATGCATCGCCTACAAGACTGTCCCGGAAACGGAAGATCCCACCGGTGCGGCTGCGCGCCTGACGGAGGAGGGAGCGGATCTCGTGACCTTTACCTCCGCCTCTACGGTGGAGAACTTCTTCAAGCTGGGTCTGCCATGGCCGGAAGGTTGCGCGGCGGGCAGCATCGGACCCGTGACTAGCGAGGCTTTGCGGAAGCAAGGCGTGGAGCCGACCTTCGAAGCGCCGCAGCATGATATCCCGGGCTTGGTCGCCGCGATCCGGAAATGGGCAGGGAAGTAG